The following are from one region of the Epinephelus fuscoguttatus linkage group LG11, E.fuscoguttatus.final_Chr_v1 genome:
- the reps1 gene encoding ralBP1-associated Eps domain-containing protein 1 isoform X2 yields MESLTLTDVEQKYYSDLFVYCDTDNTKKVASNGRVLDLFRAAQLPSEVVLQITELCGATRLGHFGRSQFYIALKLIAIAQSGLPLRVESLNSVKDLPLPRFVVGKNEAEARHAALYQDTDSQGLYQTSATAVMPRPPGRGLQNKKGPPSSTSLPAHEVIQPLAPSIEPQPEPTSPVVSPHQSPPTSPHSWRKHKRQPSGGNADRQPVVAPTTAVWTQFREPQAGPVPGEGMWPSHSPPPPGQESWVSFTADTPPSSAIPGMHPSSVQESTTIRTVASAAMTNEIQRQSSGYDDPWKITDEQRQYYINQFKTIQPDLTGFIPGSAAKEFFTKSKLPILELSHIWELSDFDKDGALTLDEFCAAFHLVVARKNGYDLPEKLPESLMPKLIDLDDSAEVPEQTADVGYSGSPVEVTPSKSPSMPSLNQAWPEMNQSNEDTAIVHPVPIRMTPSKIHMQEMELKRTGSDHNHPTSPLLAKPPELSEEAKLPPSMKFVAANTVGDGYSSSDSFTSDQEPITRQRSQSGTSPEALKVVAPPPPPPRPHPSHSRSSSLDMNRTFAAATAAGQPQSSTIAYPPAVPPRPLPTQTSAPHTGHRAEAEGVPGGGAVLTTTSPQQIPQQPNFADFSQFQAFAASEQPSSLPEVDIHSEPGQVEKTSEGAGPLRTVKSDGQADERVTATVNSAKGSGSGPLAPPPKPVRRRLKSEDELRPEDEQHGPQKSNVIAAVLATQPSIPRSIGKDKKAIQASIRRNKETNTVLARLNSELQQQLKDLLEERISLEVQLEQLRPFSHL; encoded by the exons ATCACAGAGCTGTGTGGAGCCACTCGGCTGGGTCACTTCGGGCGGAGCCAGTTCTACATCGCTCTGAAGCTCATCGCCATCGCCCAGTCGGGTCTGCCGCTGAGGGTGGAAAGCCTCAACTCTG TGAAAGACCTGCCGTTGCCCAGGTTCGTGGTGGGGAAGAATGAGGCAGAGGCGAGGCACGCTGCCCTGTACCAGGACACGGACAGCCAGGGGCTGTACCAAACCTCTGCCACCGCAGTAATGCCCAGACCTCCAGGCAGGGGGCTCCAGAACAAGAAGGGTCCGCCATCGtccacttcacttcctgcccacGAGGTCATCCAGCCCCTGGCACCCAGCATAGAACCACAG CCTGAGCCAACGTCCCCGGTGGTCTCCCCTCACCAGTCCCCTCCCACCTCCCCTCACTCGTGGAGGAAACACAAGAGGCAGCCCAGTGGAGGGAACGCAGACAGGCAGCCGGTGGTGGCTCCAACTACAGCTGTGTGGACGCAGTTTAGAGAACCACAAGCAG gCCCAGTGCCCGGTGAAGGCATGTGGCCGTCCCACTCTCCCCCGCCTCCAGGTCAGGAAAGCTGGGTCAGTTTCACAGCAGACACCCCGCCATCCAGCGCCATCCCAGGAATGCATCCCTCGTCAGTCCAG GAGAGCACAACGATACGAACGGTGGCCTCAGCAGCGATGACCAATGAGATCCAGCGACAGTCCAGTGGCTACGATGATCCGTGGAAGATCACGGACGAGCAGAGACAGTATTATATTAACCAGTTCAAAACCATCCAGCCAGACCTCACCGGCTTCATACCTG gttCAGCCGCAAAAGAATTCTTCACCAAATCAAAACTACCGATTTTAGAGTTGTCACATATTTG GGAGCTGTCAGACTTCGATAAAGACGGGGCGCTGACCCTGGATGAGTTCTGCGCTGCCTTCCACCTGGTGGTGGCCAGGAAGAATGGCTACGACCTGCCTGAAAAGCTGCCTGAGAGCCTGATGCCAAAGCTGATTGACCTGGATGACTCAGCAG AGGTCCCAGAGCAGACTGCTGACGTTGGATACTCGGGCTCCCCGGTGGAGGTCACCCCCAGCAAGTCACCCTCCATGCCTTCACTCAACCAGGCCTGGCCAGAGATGAACCAGAGCAATGAg GACACGGCCATCGTCCACCCAGTCCCCATCCGGATGACGCCCAGTAAGATCCACATGCAGGAGATGGAGCTGAAGAGGACTGGCAGTG ACCACAACCACCCAACCAGTCCGCTGCTGGCTAAACCTCCCGAACTGTCTGAAGAAGCCAAATTACCTCCCTCCATGAAGTTTGTAGCCGCCAACACTGTAG GTGATGGTTACAGCAGTTCAGACTCCTTCACCTCAGACCAGGAGCCAATCACAAGACAAAG GTCTCAGTCGGGAACATCTCCCGAGGCTCTGAAGGTGGTAgccccccctccacctccgCCTCGTCCTCACCCCTCTCACTCCCGATCCTCGTCTCTGGACATGAACCGCACCTTCGCTGCCGCAACTGCTGCAGGACAACCACAATCCTCTACAATAGCTTACCCGCCCGCTGTGCCTCCCCGACCGCTACCCACACAG ACGTCAGCACCACACACAGGGCATCGTGCGGAGGCAGAGGGTGTACCAGGAGGCGGCGCGGTGCTCACCACCACCTCCCCCCAACAGATTCCCCAGCAACCCAATTTCGCTGACTTCAGTCAGTTTCAGGCCTTCGCTGCGTCTGAACAGCCTTCCAGCCTGCCAGAGGTCGACATACACAGTGAGCCCGGACAG GTGGAGAAGACATCAGAGGGAGCCGGGCCTTTAAGAACAGTCAAAAGTGACGGCCAAGCAGATGAGAGAGTCACAGCTACTGTCAACTCT GCCAAAGGTTCTGGGTCCGGTCCGCTAGCGCCTCCTCCAAAACCTGTGCGCCGAAGGTTGAAATCTGAAGACGAACTACGACCGGAGGACGAGCAACACGGCCCGCAGAAATCAAACGTCATAGCTGCTGTCCTGGCCACTCAGCCCTCCATCCCCAG GTCAATAGGAAAGGACAAAAAGGCGATTCAAGCCTCAATCAGAAGAAACAAGGAGACAAACACAGTGTTGGCACGACTTAACAGTGaactgcagcaacagctgaaG GACCTGCTTGAAGAGAGGATATCCCTGGAAGTCCAGCTGGAGCAGCTCAGACCTTTCTCTCATCTTTAA
- the clu gene encoding clusterin: MLMMMMMMKKKGSKCLAMVALFLATANCIVPPSKDDLNAISLQGEKYLDEQIENAVNGVKEMKSVMQKSSEDHQKFLDDLEKTKEKKEEAMRVAQEMEAKLEQEEEVCNETMKALWEECKPCLKNTCVKYYSRTCSSGSGMVGRQLEEMLNRTSPFSIWINGEKIDDLMQEGQRQNKEFKNLEEKYTEMADGVDTIFSDSMKVADHVHHSPPVFYFPNFLGPYTRHSRSIRSLFHDPFHNFQSMFSPMMGMGRNFFSSMGSMMDIDPDTAPNEDGSVNEDVVITKPFGNGRMTCREIRRNSAGCLKFRDECQKCKDIQHIDCSGKRPLEGPLKKELEDALAIAERFTQQYNNLLKRFEEQMFNTSSIVDMLNREFGWVSSLVNNTRGDVFRVQMVNCKDAEEKPGEEKKPGETNVSVQLFDGPAMNFTVSGDIPWTDPKFSEVVAQEALDRYKETSVVVK; this comes from the exons CGATCTCACTCCAGGGAGAAAAGTATCTGGATGAACAGATCGAAAATGCCGTTAACGGAGTGAAGGAGATGAAGAGCGTGATGCAGAAGTCTTCAGAGGACCACCAGAAGTTTTTGGATGACCTGGAGAAAACCAAGGAGAAGAAAGAG GAAGCGATGCGTGTTGCTCAGGAGATGGAGGCcaagctggagcaggaggaggaggtttgCAACGAGACCATGAAGGCTCTGTGGGAGGAGTGTAAGCCGTGTCTGAAGAACACCTGTGTTAAATATTACTCCCGAACGTGCAGCAGTGGATCTGGAATGGTGGGACGTCAG CTTGAGGAGATGCTAAACAGGACGTCTCCCTTCTCCATCTGGATCAACGGGGAGAAAATAGACGACCTGATGCAGGAGGGACAGCGTCAGAACAAAGAGTTCAAGAACCTGGAGGAAAAATACACAGAGATGGCCGACGGTGTGGACACCATATTTTCAGACAGCATGAAG GTGGCCGATCATGTGCACCACAGCCCTCCAGTGTTCTACTTTCCCAACTTCCTGGGGCCGTACACCCGCCACAGCAGAAGCATCCGCTCTCTCTTCCACGATCCATTCCACAACTTCCAGAGTATGTTCTCCCCGATGATGGGCATGGGCAGGAACTTCTTCAGCTCCATGGGCTCCATGATGGACATCGACCCAGACACAGCTCCTAATGAGG ACGGCAGTGTGAACGAGGACGTGGTCATCACCAAACCCTTTGGCAACGGCAGGATGACCTGCAGAGAGATTCGTCGCAACTCAGCCGGCTGCCTCAAGTTCCGCGACGAGTGTCAGAAATGCAAAGATATCCAGCATATTG ACTGCTCTGGGAAGAGACCTCTGGAGGGCCCGCTGAAGAAGGAGCTGGAGGACGCGCTGGCGATAGCAGAGCGCTTCACTCAGCAGTACAACAACCTCCTGAAAAGGTTCGAAGAGCAGATGTTCAACACATCCTCCATCGTGGACATGCTCAACAGAGAGTTCGGCTGGGTGTCATCTCTGGTGAACAACACCAGGGGCGACGTCTTCCGGGTTCAGATG GTGAACTGCAAGGACGCTGAGGAGAAGCCAGGTGAGGAGAAGAAGCCTGGAGAAACAAACGTGTCTGTGCAGCTCTTTGATGGTCCAGCCATGAACTTCACCGTGTCAGGCGACATCCCCTGGACTGACCCCAAGTTCTCTGAGGTGGTGGCCCAGGAGGCCCTGGACCGCTACAAGGAGACCAGTGT TGTGGTCAAATAA
- the reps1 gene encoding ralBP1-associated Eps domain-containing protein 1 isoform X1 produces the protein MESLTLTDVEQKYYSDLFVYCDTDNTKKVASNGRVLDLFRAAQLPSEVVLQITELCGATRLGHFGRSQFYIALKLIAIAQSGLPLRVESLNSVKDLPLPRFVVGKNEAEARHAALYQDTDSQGLYQTSATAVMPRPPGRGLQNKKGPPSSTSLPAHEVIQPLAPSIEPQPEPTSPVVSPHQSPPTSPHSWRKHKRQPSGGNADRQPVVAPTTAVWTQFREPQAGPVPGEGMWPSHSPPPPGQESWVSFTADTPPSSAIPGMHPSSVQESTTIRTVASAAMTNEIQRQSSGYDDPWKITDEQRQYYINQFKTIQPDLTGFIPGSAAKEFFTKSKLPILELSHIWELSDFDKDGALTLDEFCAAFHLVVARKNGYDLPEKLPESLMPKLIDLDDSAEVPEQTADVGYSGSPVEVTPSKSPSMPSLNQAWPEMNQSNEQWETFSERSSSSQTLTQFDSNIAPADPDTAIVHPVPIRMTPSKIHMQEMELKRTGSDHNHPTSPLLAKPPELSEEAKLPPSMKFVAANTVGDGYSSSDSFTSDQEPITRQRSQSGTSPEALKVVAPPPPPPRPHPSHSRSSSLDMNRTFAAATAAGQPQSSTIAYPPAVPPRPLPTQTSAPHTGHRAEAEGVPGGGAVLTTTSPQQIPQQPNFADFSQFQAFAASEQPSSLPEVDIHSEPGQVEKTSEGAGPLRTVKSDGQADERVTATVNSAKGSGSGPLAPPPKPVRRRLKSEDELRPEDEQHGPQKSNVIAAVLATQPSIPRSIGKDKKAIQASIRRNKETNTVLARLNSELQQQLKDLLEERISLEVQLEQLRPFSHL, from the exons ATCACAGAGCTGTGTGGAGCCACTCGGCTGGGTCACTTCGGGCGGAGCCAGTTCTACATCGCTCTGAAGCTCATCGCCATCGCCCAGTCGGGTCTGCCGCTGAGGGTGGAAAGCCTCAACTCTG TGAAAGACCTGCCGTTGCCCAGGTTCGTGGTGGGGAAGAATGAGGCAGAGGCGAGGCACGCTGCCCTGTACCAGGACACGGACAGCCAGGGGCTGTACCAAACCTCTGCCACCGCAGTAATGCCCAGACCTCCAGGCAGGGGGCTCCAGAACAAGAAGGGTCCGCCATCGtccacttcacttcctgcccacGAGGTCATCCAGCCCCTGGCACCCAGCATAGAACCACAG CCTGAGCCAACGTCCCCGGTGGTCTCCCCTCACCAGTCCCCTCCCACCTCCCCTCACTCGTGGAGGAAACACAAGAGGCAGCCCAGTGGAGGGAACGCAGACAGGCAGCCGGTGGTGGCTCCAACTACAGCTGTGTGGACGCAGTTTAGAGAACCACAAGCAG gCCCAGTGCCCGGTGAAGGCATGTGGCCGTCCCACTCTCCCCCGCCTCCAGGTCAGGAAAGCTGGGTCAGTTTCACAGCAGACACCCCGCCATCCAGCGCCATCCCAGGAATGCATCCCTCGTCAGTCCAG GAGAGCACAACGATACGAACGGTGGCCTCAGCAGCGATGACCAATGAGATCCAGCGACAGTCCAGTGGCTACGATGATCCGTGGAAGATCACGGACGAGCAGAGACAGTATTATATTAACCAGTTCAAAACCATCCAGCCAGACCTCACCGGCTTCATACCTG gttCAGCCGCAAAAGAATTCTTCACCAAATCAAAACTACCGATTTTAGAGTTGTCACATATTTG GGAGCTGTCAGACTTCGATAAAGACGGGGCGCTGACCCTGGATGAGTTCTGCGCTGCCTTCCACCTGGTGGTGGCCAGGAAGAATGGCTACGACCTGCCTGAAAAGCTGCCTGAGAGCCTGATGCCAAAGCTGATTGACCTGGATGACTCAGCAG AGGTCCCAGAGCAGACTGCTGACGTTGGATACTCGGGCTCCCCGGTGGAGGTCACCCCCAGCAAGTCACCCTCCATGCCTTCACTCAACCAGGCCTGGCCAGAGATGAACCAGAGCAATGAg CAGTGGGAGACGTTTAGCGAGCGCTCCTCCAGCTCACAAACTCTGACCCAATTTGACTCTAACATTGCACCAGCTGACCCT GACACGGCCATCGTCCACCCAGTCCCCATCCGGATGACGCCCAGTAAGATCCACATGCAGGAGATGGAGCTGAAGAGGACTGGCAGTG ACCACAACCACCCAACCAGTCCGCTGCTGGCTAAACCTCCCGAACTGTCTGAAGAAGCCAAATTACCTCCCTCCATGAAGTTTGTAGCCGCCAACACTGTAG GTGATGGTTACAGCAGTTCAGACTCCTTCACCTCAGACCAGGAGCCAATCACAAGACAAAG GTCTCAGTCGGGAACATCTCCCGAGGCTCTGAAGGTGGTAgccccccctccacctccgCCTCGTCCTCACCCCTCTCACTCCCGATCCTCGTCTCTGGACATGAACCGCACCTTCGCTGCCGCAACTGCTGCAGGACAACCACAATCCTCTACAATAGCTTACCCGCCCGCTGTGCCTCCCCGACCGCTACCCACACAG ACGTCAGCACCACACACAGGGCATCGTGCGGAGGCAGAGGGTGTACCAGGAGGCGGCGCGGTGCTCACCACCACCTCCCCCCAACAGATTCCCCAGCAACCCAATTTCGCTGACTTCAGTCAGTTTCAGGCCTTCGCTGCGTCTGAACAGCCTTCCAGCCTGCCAGAGGTCGACATACACAGTGAGCCCGGACAG GTGGAGAAGACATCAGAGGGAGCCGGGCCTTTAAGAACAGTCAAAAGTGACGGCCAAGCAGATGAGAGAGTCACAGCTACTGTCAACTCT GCCAAAGGTTCTGGGTCCGGTCCGCTAGCGCCTCCTCCAAAACCTGTGCGCCGAAGGTTGAAATCTGAAGACGAACTACGACCGGAGGACGAGCAACACGGCCCGCAGAAATCAAACGTCATAGCTGCTGTCCTGGCCACTCAGCCCTCCATCCCCAG GTCAATAGGAAAGGACAAAAAGGCGATTCAAGCCTCAATCAGAAGAAACAAGGAGACAAACACAGTGTTGGCACGACTTAACAGTGaactgcagcaacagctgaaG GACCTGCTTGAAGAGAGGATATCCCTGGAAGTCCAGCTGGAGCAGCTCAGACCTTTCTCTCATCTTTAA